The Erythrobacter insulae genome window below encodes:
- the lptC gene encoding LPS export ABC transporter periplasmic protein LptC produces MVMKPRIETSEAKALRNKRQHFAAPGGSHDKLVAFLARALPMGVGIVAALMVITPLSPRGEVSFLLDRNEVSVINERLSVDNAMYRGRDDSGRPFSVTAGDAVQRSSTEGLVRMDNLRAQLLLTDGPARLTAPGGTYDLNTEIVAVDGAVELNAADGYRMSARGVSINMGDRIISGDNGVEGEVPAGSFSADTMRADLDARTIKLEGNARLTMIPGKLRMP; encoded by the coding sequence ATGGTCATGAAACCCCGCATCGAAACCAGCGAAGCCAAAGCGCTCCGCAATAAACGCCAGCATTTTGCGGCGCCGGGCGGCTCGCATGATAAGCTGGTGGCGTTTCTGGCGCGGGCTTTGCCCATGGGCGTGGGTATCGTTGCGGCCTTAATGGTGATCACACCCTTATCACCGCGCGGCGAAGTCAGCTTTCTGCTCGACCGCAATGAAGTGTCGGTGATCAATGAGCGGCTGAGTGTGGATAATGCGATGTATCGCGGGCGGGACGATAGCGGGCGGCCTTTTTCCGTAACCGCAGGCGATGCGGTGCAACGCTCAAGCACGGAAGGGCTTGTGCGGATGGACAATTTACGCGCGCAATTGCTTTTGACAGATGGCCCCGCCCGCTTGACCGCGCCGGGGGGAACCTATGATCTCAATACAGAAATCGTGGCTGTGGATGGCGCTGTCGAACTGAACGCCGCCGATGGCTACCGAATGAGCGCGCGCGGCGTCTCTATCAACATGGGGGATCGCATCATCAGCGGTGATAACGGGGTCGAGGGTGAAGTGCCCGCAGGCAGTTTTTCGGCCGACACTATGCGCGCTGATCTTGACGCGCGCACAATCAAACTTGAAGGCAATGCCCGCCTGACCATGATCCCCGGCAAGTTGAGGATGCCATGA
- the holA gene encoding DNA polymerase III subunit delta, protein MKATQKDFARGLPSGTDRASIFFFCGPDEAGASAAANKIIETLPDAGERVDIAGADLRRDPAMLGDEARTESLFGDKRHILVRATGDEAHDALKALVETGEAGAGDAAPIFVVATSATDKSRTAKLLEKRPDALVAMFYPPDLATVAVSVRGMADAAGLRLGGDLAERIARAAGLDVRLAQSEVTKLALYCDADPQSPKSASVEDYSEIGAATEEDGFQPVVNAVMGGDLQRLSTEIRRMRELGLNPVGLLLALERRAAQLAQITGRLGPRGSFDTLSKGEKAQLGIFWKEERDIRHQLSRWHRGKLDRLIPRLVKLHRALLSNSQSAELLLSQDLAEIARFATKR, encoded by the coding sequence ATGAAGGCCACGCAAAAAGATTTTGCCCGCGGGCTTCCGTCCGGGACTGATCGAGCCAGCATCTTCTTTTTTTGCGGACCAGACGAAGCGGGCGCATCGGCCGCTGCCAACAAGATTATCGAAACTCTGCCCGACGCCGGTGAGCGCGTTGATATTGCCGGGGCGGATCTGCGCCGTGATCCCGCGATGCTGGGCGATGAAGCGCGAACGGAATCGCTGTTTGGTGACAAACGGCATATCCTTGTGCGGGCGACAGGGGACGAAGCGCATGATGCGCTTAAGGCGCTTGTCGAAACAGGAGAAGCGGGGGCGGGCGATGCCGCGCCCATATTTGTCGTCGCGACGTCTGCGACCGATAAATCGCGGACTGCCAAACTGCTTGAAAAACGGCCCGACGCGCTCGTCGCGATGTTCTATCCACCTGACCTTGCGACTGTGGCTGTCTCTGTCAGAGGAATGGCGGATGCTGCCGGTTTGAGGCTGGGCGGTGATCTGGCCGAACGGATCGCGCGCGCCGCCGGGCTGGATGTGCGGCTTGCCCAATCCGAAGTCACAAAGCTGGCGCTGTATTGCGATGCCGATCCGCAATCGCCCAAATCCGCCTCTGTCGAGGATTACAGCGAGATTGGCGCTGCCACCGAAGAGGACGGGTTTCAGCCGGTCGTCAACGCGGTGATGGGCGGCGATTTGCAACGGCTATCGACCGAAATTCGGCGGATGCGAGAGCTCGGGCTCAATCCCGTCGGCCTATTGCTGGCGTTGGAACGGCGCGCCGCGCAGCTTGCCCAGATTACCGGAAGGCTGGGCCCGCGCGGCTCGTTTGACACGTTAAGCAAAGGCGAAAAGGCGCAGCTGGGTATTTTCTGGAAAGAAGAACGCGACATCCGGCATCAATTGTCGCGCTGGCATCGCGGCAAACTGGACCGTTTGATCCCGCGTCTGGTGAAGCTGCATCGGGCGCTGCTGTCCAACAGCCAATCGGCTGAATTGCTGTTGTCGCAGGATCTCGCCGAAATCGCCCGTTTCGCGACCAAAAGGTAA
- a CDS encoding sugar transferase — MNKMSGPLLEAEKPDAIDQWIAPSLERRRLRAYALMLIADAVLINLSFAAATFVYEGVWWEPRSMLAAQTLLPLYFTIALYNSTYGQGALGDWVYAVRKMLTALFISAALLNFVAFYTKSNAEFSRVAVTLGLILSAIILTASRRMIPVLIQRFWGGKIRNRLVIMDGGPEFALSNCMMVDAREHNLDAAGQDPFVLDRLGKLLAYQDRVVISCSPDRRKAWALLLKSSGIYGEIVSEPAHELGVLGVHRYDDLGRTTQVVSTGPLGMRGRIMKRGFDIAVAGLALIVLAPVLLVVAVIIKLEDRGPVLFIQRRLGRGNQFFDMLKFRSMRSAQSDADGDQSTMRDDARITKIGSFIRRTSIDELPQMINVLRGEMSLVGPRPHALGSRANNKFFWEVDGQYWQRHSLKPGLTGLAQIRGHRGATEHEKDLTDRLQSDLEYIAGWTIRRDLEIIYKTIWVLRHDNAY; from the coding sequence ATGAACAAGATGTCGGGGCCTCTGTTAGAGGCTGAAAAACCGGACGCAATTGATCAATGGATCGCACCCTCGCTGGAGCGGCGGCGGCTCCGCGCATATGCGCTCATGTTGATAGCCGACGCGGTTCTGATCAATCTCAGCTTTGCGGCCGCGACGTTTGTGTATGAAGGTGTCTGGTGGGAACCGCGCAGCATGCTGGCGGCGCAAACTCTGCTGCCGTTATATTTTACCATCGCACTCTACAATTCCACCTATGGGCAAGGCGCGCTGGGCGATTGGGTGTATGCGGTGCGCAAGATGCTGACGGCGTTGTTTATATCGGCGGCGCTGCTGAACTTTGTGGCGTTTTACACCAAGTCGAACGCAGAATTTTCGCGCGTGGCGGTTACTCTTGGTCTGATATTATCCGCTATCATACTTACCGCCTCGCGCCGGATGATCCCTGTATTGATACAGCGGTTCTGGGGCGGCAAAATCCGCAATCGATTGGTGATAATGGATGGCGGCCCTGAATTTGCGTTGAGCAATTGTATGATGGTTGATGCGCGCGAACACAATCTGGATGCCGCTGGCCAGGATCCGTTTGTGCTGGATCGCCTCGGCAAATTGCTCGCCTATCAGGATAGAGTGGTCATCAGCTGTTCGCCAGACCGGCGCAAAGCCTGGGCGTTGCTGCTGAAATCATCCGGGATATATGGCGAGATTGTAAGCGAGCCCGCGCATGAGCTGGGCGTTTTGGGCGTGCACCGGTACGATGATCTTGGCCGCACGACACAGGTCGTCTCGACCGGTCCGTTGGGTATGCGGGGCCGCATTATGAAACGCGGTTTTGATATCGCGGTTGCCGGACTCGCTTTGATTGTGCTTGCGCCAGTGTTGCTGGTGGTGGCCGTTATTATCAAACTGGAAGACCGCGGTCCGGTCCTTTTCATTCAACGCCGTTTGGGGCGCGGAAACCAATTTTTCGATATGCTGAAATTCCGCTCCATGCGCAGCGCGCAGTCGGATGCCGATGGCGATCAATCGACGATGCGCGATGATGCGCGAATTACGAAAATCGGATCATTCATCCGGCGGACCAGCATTGATGAGCTGCCGCAGATGATCAATGTTTTGCGCGGGGAAATGTCACTTGTCGGGCCTCGCCCGCATGCTTTGGGCAGCCGCGCGAACAACAAGTTCTTTTGGGAAGTCGATGGCCAATATTGGCAGCGGCACAGCCTTAAACCCGGCCTGACTGGCCTCGCGCAGATCCGCGGCCATAGAGGCGCGACCGAGCATGAAAAAGACCTGACGGACCGGCTGCAATCCGATCTGGAATATATCGCCGGGTGGACGATCCGCCGCGACTTAGAGATTATCTACAAGACCATTTGGGTATTACGCCACGACAACGCTTATTAG
- a CDS encoding Lrp/AsnC family transcriptional regulator has translation MNESHQPPLDEADRRILREVQKDIRRSPEMLADAVGMSVSSFRRRLKRLRSNGRIKAEVALIEPETAGIEIVVVVTMREEHSADYDRLKRRIREAPEITQCYSVTGEVDLILHVIMPGMERFEAWLQEYVLQDKAVRRCTSHVVYSRIKYETALPI, from the coding sequence ATGAACGAAAGCCATCAACCGCCGCTGGATGAGGCCGATCGCCGGATCCTGAGAGAAGTGCAGAAGGATATCAGACGGTCGCCAGAGATGCTCGCTGACGCGGTCGGCATGTCGGTATCGAGTTTTCGGCGGAGGTTGAAGCGGCTGCGATCCAACGGACGGATCAAAGCCGAAGTCGCCCTGATCGAACCGGAAACCGCCGGAATCGAAATCGTCGTTGTCGTGACAATGCGGGAAGAACACAGCGCCGATTATGATCGCCTGAAACGCCGCATTCGCGAAGCCCCGGAAATCACCCAGTGTTATAGCGTGACGGGTGAAGTCGATTTGATCTTGCACGTCATCATGCCGGGAATGGAGCGGTTTGAAGCGTGGCTTCAAGAATACGTCTTGCAGGACAAGGCGGTGCGCCGCTGTACGTCACATGTCGTCTATTCCAGGATCAAATATGAAACGGCGCTGCCGATTTAA
- a CDS encoding TraR/DksA C4-type zinc finger protein → MTEDEAKAALIARQADLVEEDRISGEARAPVTLQQDSVGRLSRMDAMQQQAMAQAQERRRAAERSRIAAALVRIEQGEWGYCARCGEDIAEKRLRNDPSVATCVKCAG, encoded by the coding sequence TTGACCGAGGACGAAGCCAAAGCGGCTTTGATCGCGCGTCAGGCCGACCTGGTCGAGGAAGACCGGATTTCGGGTGAAGCCCGTGCGCCTGTTACCTTGCAACAGGATAGCGTCGGGCGCCTGTCGCGTATGGACGCAATGCAGCAGCAGGCCATGGCGCAGGCGCAGGAGCGCCGCCGCGCTGCAGAGCGCAGCCGGATCGCGGCGGCTCTGGTGCGGATTGAACAGGGCGAATGGGGTTATTGCGCGCGCTGCGGTGAAGACATTGCCGAAAAACGGCTGAGAAACGATCCGAGTGTGGCAACTTGCGTAAAATGCGCAGGTTAG
- the ung gene encoding uracil-DNA glycosylase, with amino-acid sequence MASDDIPESWRGALEPALATDESRGLGGWLRMQEDAGKVVYPPRGQRLNALALTPLDSVRAVILGQDPYHGPGQAHGLAFSVQRGVKLPPSLVNVYKELESDLGIEPPDHGNLTRWAEQGVLLLNNTLTVESGQAGSHAGRGWDAITDAAVAAVAERGEPAVFILWGSHAAKKAGRIAALGRGDHHLVLKAPHPSPLSSYRGFFGSKPFSQTNAFLASRGRGQIDWRLD; translated from the coding sequence ATGGCGAGTGACGATATCCCTGAAAGCTGGCGCGGCGCGCTGGAACCTGCGTTGGCCACCGATGAATCGCGGGGGCTGGGCGGATGGCTGCGAATGCAGGAAGATGCAGGCAAGGTTGTATATCCGCCGCGCGGACAGCGATTGAATGCGCTGGCTCTGACCCCGCTGGATAGCGTGCGGGCCGTGATCCTTGGTCAGGACCCGTATCATGGGCCGGGGCAGGCGCATGGATTGGCGTTTTCGGTGCAGCGCGGGGTGAAACTGCCGCCGTCGCTGGTCAATGTGTACAAAGAGCTGGAAAGTGATCTCGGCATCGAGCCGCCCGATCACGGCAACCTGACCCGCTGGGCCGAGCAGGGCGTGCTGCTTCTCAACAACACTTTAACCGTCGAATCTGGGCAAGCGGGCAGCCATGCCGGGCGCGGATGGGACGCGATCACCGATGCAGCGGTTGCCGCTGTCGCAGAACGGGGCGAGCCTGCCGTATTCATTTTATGGGGCAGCCATGCGGCGAAAAAAGCGGGCCGGATTGCGGCGCTCGGGCGCGGGGATCATCATCTGGTCTTGAAGGCTCCGCACCCCAGCCCGCTGTCCTCCTATCGCGGTTTCTTTGGCTCAAAGCCCTTCAGTCAGACGAATGCGTTTCTGGCAAGCCGGGGACGCGGCCAGATCGACTGGAGGCTGGATTGA
- a CDS encoding TolB family protein has translation MMKQGFIYAAAATFATGAGFALLGNSAAQSARDTSADATSTAPRAAQLFAPEDLRQSGRITFTPAISPDGQTLYFPQADCALIWECPQELFMAKREGSGWSKPLKVEVTAGERVEWPSFSPDGRYLLFSWATQRARHGRDVFEDFDLYRLDLSREGAEPEPIDEPDINRIRSGRLAKLRFVHNETAPNLTVDGDLYFWTERLDGVGNRDVYVAPAAPGGGFQAARPVEGPVNSPGNDAGAWVNPAGDLMLVNYSDRGGSGSTDVFLSVKRDDIWSDPVNLGASINSANNDFAARITPDNQHVLFTSDRPVGAAEPGLFQVWSVPVSSIPKLKNALSR, from the coding sequence ATGATGAAACAAGGCTTTATATATGCCGCCGCAGCCACATTTGCCACCGGTGCGGGCTTTGCATTGCTCGGCAATTCGGCGGCGCAATCGGCCCGCGATACCTCCGCCGATGCGACAAGCACCGCACCCCGCGCCGCGCAGCTATTTGCGCCAGAGGACCTGAGGCAATCAGGCAGGATCACGTTCACTCCGGCGATCTCGCCTGATGGTCAGACCCTGTATTTCCCTCAGGCTGACTGCGCACTTATCTGGGAGTGCCCGCAGGAATTGTTCATGGCGAAACGCGAAGGCTCAGGCTGGTCAAAGCCGCTGAAGGTCGAAGTGACGGCAGGTGAGCGCGTTGAGTGGCCTAGTTTCTCACCCGACGGAAGGTATCTGCTTTTCTCTTGGGCGACGCAGCGCGCGCGCCATGGCCGCGACGTGTTTGAGGATTTCGATCTGTACCGGCTCGATCTGAGTCGCGAGGGCGCCGAGCCTGAGCCTATCGACGAGCCCGATATCAACCGGATACGGTCAGGGCGGCTCGCAAAACTGCGCTTCGTCCACAATGAAACAGCGCCAAATTTGACGGTCGATGGTGATCTGTATTTCTGGACAGAGCGGCTGGACGGTGTCGGCAACCGGGATGTCTATGTTGCGCCCGCTGCGCCGGGAGGCGGTTTTCAGGCAGCGCGTCCAGTTGAAGGTCCGGTCAATTCGCCCGGCAATGACGCAGGGGCGTGGGTCAATCCGGCAGGCGATCTGATGCTTGTCAATTATTCTGACCGGGGCGGATCAGGCAGCACTGATGTTTTTCTTTCGGTGAAACGCGATGACATCTGGAGCGATCCGGTCAATCTCGGCGCTTCGATCAATTCGGCAAACAATGATTTTGCAGCCCGAATTACTCCGGATAATCAACACGTATTGTTCACGTCAGACCGGCCTGTCGGCGCGGCGGAACCCGGACTGTTTCAAGTCTGGAGCGTGCCTGTTTCCAGCATCCCCAAATTGAAAAACGCCCTCAGCCGTTAA
- a CDS encoding LptA/OstA family protein produces MTAKHDISGKRPTRRLGKIAFGWMAGGFAMTLAVTGGIGLQAQGIAAHNTNAPVNYNAGSIELQDRQNRVALSGGVTVTQAGLTVRSNRMLVNFTDIGSLNIQRITATGGVVVTRGNERASGDVAIYDFSRRIITLAGNVSLRRGTDTLNGGRLVIDLRSGVSSVDGSPSGRSGSVGETGSDGRVTGTFSVPQSDEND; encoded by the coding sequence ATGACCGCAAAGCACGATATTTCGGGCAAACGCCCAACGCGCCGTCTCGGCAAAATCGCCTTTGGCTGGATGGCCGGCGGGTTCGCTATGACACTGGCTGTCACAGGCGGTATCGGGCTTCAGGCTCAGGGAATTGCCGCGCACAACACCAATGCGCCGGTCAATTACAATGCAGGCAGCATCGAATTGCAGGACCGGCAAAACCGGGTCGCGTTATCGGGCGGGGTCACCGTGACGCAGGCCGGTCTGACTGTCCGATCCAACCGGATGCTGGTGAATTTCACAGACATCGGTTCGCTCAACATCCAACGGATCACCGCGACCGGCGGCGTGGTTGTCACGCGCGGCAATGAACGTGCCAGCGGCGATGTTGCGATTTACGATTTCTCGCGGCGGATTATCACTCTGGCGGGCAATGTCAGCCTGCGCCGGGGCACCGATACGCTTAATGGCGGGCGGCTTGTGATTGACCTGCGCAGCGGCGTTTCCAGCGTCGATGGATCGCCATCAGGCAGATCAGGCAGCGTTGGCGAGACGGGAAGCGATGGGCGGGTAACCGGCACGTTCTCTGTCCCTCAGAGCGATGAAAACGATTAG
- a CDS encoding carbohydrate porin produces MIGIMAACTAQSVWAGDGSISAPTGQSTTDLPAPSDETGLADAAPGNKDVEKDGPIRARLVASQFVDAPISGDAANTLRYSGRVDAYVDISGSAFGLDDSFTLTVRPEYTWGEDSNGTIGLIPNNTALFRGETSGDFDVSASLTKRWKSGTSLTVGKVNVLDLGGQLPVVGSDGHRGFQNLSFALPPSAVIPNTLTGALLTVPTDDALFRLWVFDPDSQYERTGFETGFESGVGFLGSVTVPVKIGGAPGYYALKLTGSTRDDISASNLPAVLVPAPGSAFGNTSGEFAAVLAAYQFLEVYPESPGKGWGFFGQVYASLGDPTFLDKSGFFGISGNPRKRTQDRFGAGYFRYSLTDDLVTVLGPRIPLEDEEGVEIFYTFGIADKFELTANVQVIDSAIAVRDTGVIFGMRLTTGF; encoded by the coding sequence GTGATCGGTATTATGGCGGCCTGCACGGCGCAATCAGTGTGGGCCGGCGATGGGTCAATTTCCGCGCCGACCGGCCAAAGCACGACCGATCTTCCCGCGCCTTCGGACGAAACCGGATTGGCCGATGCTGCGCCGGGCAACAAAGACGTTGAAAAAGACGGCCCGATCCGCGCCCGGCTTGTCGCGTCGCAATTCGTGGATGCGCCAATTTCTGGCGATGCCGCGAACACATTGCGATATAGCGGGCGCGTGGATGCCTATGTCGATATCAGCGGCAGCGCATTCGGCCTTGATGACAGTTTCACTCTGACCGTCCGCCCCGAATATACATGGGGTGAAGATTCAAACGGGACGATTGGCCTGATCCCCAACAACACCGCCCTTTTCCGCGGAGAGACGTCAGGTGACTTCGATGTCTCGGCCAGCCTTACCAAGCGTTGGAAATCGGGCACCTCGCTGACCGTGGGTAAAGTCAACGTGCTGGATCTGGGCGGTCAATTGCCGGTTGTGGGAAGCGACGGGCATCGCGGGTTCCAGAATCTCAGCTTCGCTCTTCCGCCTTCGGCTGTCATCCCCAACACGCTAACCGGGGCGTTGCTGACCGTGCCGACGGACGATGCGCTGTTCCGGCTTTGGGTGTTTGATCCCGATTCGCAGTATGAACGCACAGGTTTTGAAACCGGTTTTGAAAGCGGAGTGGGGTTTCTGGGATCGGTTACGGTGCCAGTAAAAATCGGCGGGGCTCCGGGATATTATGCGCTTAAACTGACAGGCTCGACGCGTGATGACATTTCGGCCAGCAATCTGCCCGCCGTCCTCGTCCCCGCTCCGGGAAGCGCCTTTGGCAACACGTCTGGCGAATTTGCAGCCGTATTGGCCGCGTATCAATTCCTCGAAGTGTATCCCGAATCGCCGGGCAAGGGTTGGGGCTTTTTCGGTCAGGTTTATGCTTCGCTTGGCGATCCAACCTTCCTTGATAAAAGCGGCTTTTTCGGCATTTCCGGCAACCCGCGCAAACGCACACAGGACCGCTTTGGCGCGGGCTATTTCCGCTATTCCCTGACCGATGATCTCGTCACAGTTCTGGGCCCGCGCATCCCGCTTGAAGATGAAGAGGGGGTCGAGATATTTTACACTTTCGGCATCGCCGACAAGTTTGAACTGACCGCCAATGTGCAAGTCATCGACAGCGCAATCGCGGTTCGTGATACCGGCGTCATCTTTGGTATGCGCCTGACGACAGGGTTTTAA
- the lptE gene encoding LPS assembly lipoprotein LptE has protein sequence MRGAFILLAALALPACGLQPMYAGGTNAGIAQGLGAIDVPAIPGRGGWLIRNALTDRFGIAGDATPAYRLDVRLDDALEALGVLNDDTISRERRILRARYQLVDLATGEILLDATAGSDAGIDVVSSEYATIAAEQRALENLAQEVADRMTTTIALALREQARKPSAE, from the coding sequence ATGCGCGGCGCGTTCATCCTATTGGCCGCTTTGGCTTTGCCTGCATGCGGGCTTCAACCGATGTATGCGGGCGGCACCAATGCGGGCATCGCCCAGGGTTTGGGCGCAATCGATGTGCCTGCCATACCCGGCAGAGGCGGCTGGCTGATCCGTAATGCGTTGACCGACCGGTTTGGCATCGCGGGCGATGCGACGCCTGCCTACCGGCTCGATGTGCGGCTTGATGATGCTCTTGAAGCGCTGGGCGTGCTTAACGATGACACAATCAGCCGCGAACGTCGGATTTTGCGCGCGCGCTATCAATTGGTTGATCTGGCAACCGGCGAAATCTTGCTGGATGCAACGGCTGGCTCGGATGCCGGTATTGATGTCGTGTCGAGTGAATATGCCACCATCGCCGCCGAACAGCGCGCTTTGGAAAATCTGGCGCAAGAGGTGGCCGACCGGATGACCACCACTATTGCGCTGGCGCTGAGAGAGCAGGCCAGAAAGCCTTCTGCCGAGTGA
- a CDS encoding ribonuclease D produces the protein MTVHFHEEDLPDGVLEGTSDLAVDTETMGLITHRDRLCVVQISDGSGDEHLVRFSPGSDYEAPNLTRILADQNRTKLYHFGRFDLAAIQYYLGITAGPVFCTKIASKLVRTYTDRHGLKNLVDELLGESISKQQQSSDWGGPVLSEAQRDYAASDVRFLHRMRDELVIRLEREGRMEMAQACFDFLPTRAQLDIAGWSEHDIFSHM, from the coding sequence ATGACTGTACATTTTCACGAAGAAGATCTCCCCGATGGCGTGCTGGAAGGCACCTCGGATCTGGCCGTTGATACCGAAACGATGGGTCTGATCACACACCGCGACAGGTTGTGCGTGGTCCAGATCAGCGATGGATCGGGTGACGAGCATCTGGTGCGTTTTTCGCCCGGTAGCGATTATGAAGCACCCAATCTGACCCGTATTCTGGCGGATCAGAACCGGACCAAACTGTACCACTTTGGCCGCTTTGATCTGGCAGCGATCCAATATTACCTTGGCATCACGGCGGGACCGGTATTCTGCACCAAAATTGCAAGCAAGCTGGTGCGGACATACACCGACCGCCACGGCCTTAAAAACCTCGTTGATGAATTGCTGGGTGAGAGCATTTCCAAACAACAGCAAAGCTCGGATTGGGGCGGACCCGTCCTAAGCGAGGCGCAGCGTGATTATGCAGCCTCCGACGTGCGCTTCCTCCACCGGATGCGTGATGAGCTGGTTATCCGGCTGGAACGCGAAGGCCGGATGGAAATGGCGCAGGCTTGTTTCGATTTTCTGCCGACCCGCGCGCAGCTCGATATTGCCGGTTGGTCCGAACATGATATTTTCAGCCACATGTAA